The Actinomycetota bacterium genome contains a region encoding:
- the hisH gene encoding imidazole glycerol phosphate synthase subunit HisH, whose translation MIVIVDYGMGNLRSVQKGFEKVGYEAFIISDPEVIRKSSGVVLPGVGAFADAMHNLRASGLGDAVLEILSQSKPFLGICLGLQLLFTESEEDGLHKGLGIIKGRVLRLPPEVKVPHMGWNRIKKVCEAPILQGISDGSYFYFVHSYYVDPKDSDIVCTTTEYGIEFTSSIWKDNIFAVQFHPEKSSKLGLKILKNFGGMVYAHLSRS comes from the coding sequence TTGATAGTGATAGTGGATTATGGAATGGGGAATTTAAGGAGTGTGCAAAAGGGTTTTGAAAAAGTTGGGTACGAAGCCTTTATAATCTCCGATCCGGAGGTGATTCGCAAATCTTCTGGTGTGGTGCTTCCCGGAGTAGGAGCCTTCGCTGATGCCATGCACAATTTACGGGCTTCTGGATTAGGTGATGCTGTTTTGGAAATTCTCTCTCAAAGTAAGCCCTTTTTGGGTATTTGTTTGGGACTACAACTCCTCTTTACTGAGAGTGAGGAGGATGGCTTGCACAAGGGTCTTGGTATAATAAAGGGTCGAGTTTTGCGTCTTCCACCGGAAGTTAAAGTTCCGCATATGGGGTGGAATCGGATAAAAAAGGTGTGCGAAGCGCCTATCCTTCAAGGTATCTCCGATGGTTCTTATTTCTATTTCGTCCATTCCTACTATGTGGATCCAAAAGACAGCGATATCGTCTGCACCACTACTGAATATGGTATCGAGTTCACTTCCAGCATCTGGAAGGATAATATTTTTGCAGTTCAATTTCACCCGGAGAAAAGCAGCAAGTTGGGATTAAAAATATTAAAGAATTTTGGAGGTATGGTTTATGCTCATCTATCCCGCAGTTGA
- a CDS encoding DNA polymerase III subunit alpha — MSVNFVHLHTHSEFSLLDGAARIEDLVLRAKELGMPALALTDHGVMYGVIDFYEAANKHGIKPIIGCEVYVAPRTRFEKSPKKADSPYHLVLLAEDNEGYRNLMHLVTHGFFEGFYYKPRVDKELLEKYHRGLIALSGCLTGEVVKLIEAGKIEQAKQAASNLRDIYGDGNFFLEIQDQGLEEQSSVNEHLIRISSETGIPLVATNDVHYTNQLDSTAHDVLLCIQTGSTLEEKDRLRFRSNQFYLKSSQEMEQVFPDLPQVLKNSLEIAERCNVTMELGKIYLPHYEVPPGYDLDSYLEKLCLEGVKKRYSKVTPSIMERLKHELEVIKRTGFSGYFLVVWDFVKFAKEHGIKVGPGRGSAAGSIVAYVLGITNVDPLRYGLLFERFLNPERVSMPDIDIDFCYERRDEVIEYVAEKYGRDKVAQIITFGTMAARAATRDAGRVFGIPYGKVDKIAKLIPDSPSTTIEEALRNVPELRQECESDETTRRIIDTARTLEGLARQDSIHAAGVVISRDELTNYTPLQRKGTPETITQYHMDAIKRIGLLKMDFLGLRTLSVIDNAVKIIKRTTGNDLDIDDVSLEDSKTLEMLRRGESIGVFQLESTGMRSLLKDLQPTTFEDIINILALYRPGPLGSNMVQDFVDRKHDRKPISYVHPSLESILKDTYGIIVYQEQVMRIASELAGFSMAEADILRAAMSKKKPHVLAEQREKFVKGAKSRGIDAETAQKIFDLMAYFAGYGFNRAHSAAYAVISYQTAYLKANYPVEYMAALLTSVMGNKDKVAQYVNECRRLGIKVLPPDVNESFKSFTVIGETRLPQRGTIGQAIRFGLSAVRNVGSSVIDSIIQAREKGGSFKSIYDFCERVDLTVINKRALESLIKGGAFDSCGDTRKHLLSIYERAMEAGLRKRRDREVGQFTFFDLHQDEFRETSEQRAEDEFSKEELLAHEKEMLGLYVSDHPLLGVEKLLRNRTTTSIGELREQGEGGSVRIGGIITRISRITTRRGEIMAFLTLEDLEGSVEVVLFPTVYQKHRELLKEDRIIEVKGRVDVKEEDIKVIGQEVEMLNNNSNRSSKSPFPLCIKLPLKSFNRKLIDQIKEILETHPGSSPVYLQLTEENKTTTFRLGVKYRVKTQSSLFAELKELLGEDSVFIDNGRNQHI; from the coding sequence ATGTCAGTGAATTTTGTTCATCTTCACACCCATTCTGAATTTTCCCTCCTTGATGGAGCTGCCCGGATAGAGGACTTAGTTCTCAGGGCTAAGGAATTGGGAATGCCCGCGCTCGCCCTTACCGATCACGGAGTCATGTATGGGGTCATCGATTTCTATGAGGCCGCCAATAAGCATGGTATAAAGCCCATCATTGGCTGTGAGGTTTACGTCGCACCCCGAACCAGGTTTGAGAAATCTCCAAAGAAGGCAGATTCCCCCTATCACCTGGTATTACTGGCTGAGGATAATGAGGGTTATCGGAACCTCATGCACTTAGTAACTCATGGATTTTTTGAGGGTTTCTACTACAAACCTCGTGTGGACAAGGAGTTACTGGAGAAGTATCACCGCGGTCTCATAGCCTTGAGTGGTTGTCTAACCGGTGAGGTAGTAAAACTAATTGAAGCCGGGAAGATTGAGCAGGCCAAGCAAGCGGCTTCGAACTTAAGGGACATATACGGCGATGGAAACTTCTTCCTGGAGATTCAGGACCAGGGACTCGAGGAACAAAGTTCCGTAAATGAGCATCTCATCAGGATATCTTCTGAAACCGGGATTCCCCTGGTTGCCACCAACGATGTTCACTACACCAATCAATTGGATAGTACGGCTCACGATGTACTACTCTGCATCCAGACGGGTTCAACCCTTGAGGAAAAAGATAGATTGAGATTTAGGTCGAATCAATTCTATCTGAAGTCCTCTCAGGAGATGGAGCAGGTATTTCCGGACCTCCCTCAAGTCCTCAAAAATTCCTTGGAGATCGCCGAGCGATGTAATGTAACCATGGAACTCGGTAAGATTTACCTGCCCCATTATGAAGTCCCACCGGGCTATGATCTTGATTCCTATCTTGAGAAACTTTGTCTGGAAGGCGTCAAGAAAAGATATTCCAAGGTAACACCATCGATAATGGAACGATTAAAGCATGAATTGGAGGTGATAAAGAGGACCGGTTTTTCCGGCTATTTCCTAGTGGTCTGGGATTTTGTCAAGTTCGCTAAAGAACATGGAATCAAGGTGGGTCCAGGGCGTGGGAGCGCGGCGGGGAGCATCGTTGCCTATGTTTTAGGGATAACAAATGTCGATCCCTTGAGGTACGGTTTGCTCTTTGAAAGATTTTTGAACCCCGAGAGGGTGAGCATGCCCGATATAGATATAGACTTCTGCTACGAGCGTCGAGACGAGGTCATCGAATACGTAGCCGAGAAATATGGTCGGGATAAGGTGGCTCAAATCATCACCTTTGGAACGATGGCTGCGAGGGCGGCGACGAGAGATGCTGGGAGAGTATTTGGCATTCCCTACGGGAAAGTGGATAAAATTGCCAAACTCATCCCCGATAGTCCCAGCACCACCATCGAAGAGGCTTTACGAAACGTCCCCGAATTACGCCAAGAATGTGAGAGTGATGAAACCACTAGGCGCATCATAGACACCGCCAGGACATTGGAGGGATTGGCCAGGCAGGATTCCATCCATGCGGCCGGAGTCGTTATTTCTCGAGATGAGCTCACCAACTACACTCCCTTGCAAAGAAAAGGTACCCCTGAAACGATTACCCAATATCATATGGATGCCATCAAGAGGATCGGTCTTTTGAAGATGGATTTTCTGGGGCTTCGCACCCTTTCGGTCATCGATAATGCGGTAAAGATAATCAAGAGAACCACAGGCAATGATTTGGACATAGATGATGTCTCCCTTGAGGATTCAAAAACCCTCGAGATGCTTCGAAGAGGCGAAAGTATAGGGGTATTCCAGCTTGAAAGCACTGGAATGCGCTCACTCCTAAAGGATTTACAACCCACGACCTTTGAAGATATTATAAATATTTTAGCCCTTTATCGCCCTGGTCCTTTGGGCAGCAATATGGTTCAGGATTTCGTCGACCGAAAGCATGATCGCAAGCCCATTTCTTACGTCCATCCCTCCCTTGAGTCCATATTGAAGGATACTTATGGAATCATCGTCTATCAGGAGCAGGTTATGAGGATAGCCTCCGAGTTGGCCGGATTCAGCATGGCCGAAGCCGATATTTTGCGGGCGGCGATGAGCAAGAAGAAACCCCATGTTCTGGCGGAGCAAAGAGAAAAATTTGTTAAAGGAGCAAAGTCCAGGGGAATAGATGCCGAAACGGCACAGAAAATCTTCGATCTGATGGCCTATTTCGCTGGCTATGGCTTCAATCGTGCACATTCAGCCGCTTATGCAGTTATTTCTTATCAAACTGCTTATCTTAAAGCGAACTATCCCGTGGAATATATGGCCGCTCTTCTCACATCCGTGATGGGAAATAAGGACAAGGTGGCCCAGTACGTAAATGAATGTCGACGTTTGGGGATAAAGGTCTTACCTCCGGATGTGAATGAGAGTTTCAAGAGTTTTACGGTGATCGGGGAAACCCGCCTGCCGCAGCGAGGTACGATCGGGCAGGCCATTAGATTTGGACTTTCGGCAGTTCGCAATGTGGGCAGTAGCGTCATCGATTCAATTATCCAGGCAAGGGAGAAGGGAGGCTCCTTCAAATCCATTTACGATTTCTGTGAAAGAGTTGATTTGACCGTGATCAATAAAAGAGCCTTGGAGAGTTTAATCAAGGGTGGAGCCTTCGATTCCTGTGGAGATACTCGAAAACATCTTTTAAGCATTTACGAACGGGCTATGGAGGCAGGATTGCGCAAGCGAAGGGATAGGGAGGTAGGACAATTCACCTTTTTCGATCTTCATCAAGACGAGTTCCGCGAGACCTCTGAACAACGCGCTGAAGATGAATTTTCCAAGGAAGAATTGCTCGCCCACGAAAAGGAGATGCTCGGTCTGTACGTGAGCGATCATCCCTTGTTGGGGGTAGAAAAATTACTTCGGAATCGCACCACAACCTCCATTGGTGAACTGCGGGAGCAGGGGGAAGGGGGTTCCGTTCGCATTGGCGGTATCATCACTCGCATAAGCCGCATTACCACCAGGAGAGGTGAAATAATGGCCTTTTTGACCTTAGAGGATCTGGAGGGTTCCGTTGAGGTTGTTCTTTTCCCCACGGTTTATCAAAAGCACAGAGAATTGCTGAAGGAGGATAGGATAATCGAGGTCAAAGGGCGAGTCGATGTCAAAGAGGAAGATATCAAAGTCATAGGTCAAGAGGTTGAGATGTTAAATAATAACAGCAACCGCAGCAGCAAGAGCCCTTTTCCTTTATGTATCAAGTTGCCTCTGAAAAGCTTCAATAGGAAGCTCATTGACCAAATCAAAGAGATTTTAGAGACCCATCCCGGTTCCTCCCCAGTATACCTCCAACTTACCGAAGAAAATAAGACGACCACTTTTCGATTGGGTGTCAAATATCGCGTGAAAACTCAAAGTAGCTTATTTGCTGAACTAAAGGAGCTCCTCGGGGAGGACAGCGTTTTTATTGACAATGGTCGCAACCAGCACATATAA
- the hisB gene encoding imidazoleglycerol-phosphate dehydratase HisB codes for MERTSTVKRETKETSINISLDIDGKGLSKIDTGIPFLDHMLELFAKHGLFDLTIEARGNLHIDAHHTIEDVGICLGQAFRQCLGDKKGIRRFGFSIVPMDEALVLTSLDISGRSRLFYDVELPMEAIGNFDVSLIHEFFHAFVNHSAITLHIKVLFGKNTHHIIEAIFKSLGTALDMATAIDPRRMEEVPSTKGQL; via the coding sequence GTGGAGCGAACTAGCACGGTAAAAAGGGAGACCAAAGAGACTTCAATCAACATTTCCTTGGATATCGATGGGAAGGGTTTGTCCAAAATCGATACCGGTATACCCTTCCTCGACCACATGCTTGAGCTATTTGCTAAGCATGGTCTATTCGATTTGACCATCGAAGCGAGGGGAAATTTACACATCGATGCACACCACACCATAGAAGATGTGGGCATTTGCTTGGGTCAAGCATTTCGGCAGTGTTTGGGGGATAAAAAGGGGATAAGAAGATTTGGTTTTAGCATCGTTCCCATGGACGAAGCTCTTGTTCTGACCTCTTTGGATATAAGTGGGCGCTCCCGTCTTTTCTACGATGTGGAGCTCCCCATGGAAGCCATCGGGAATTTCGATGTGAGCCTGATTCATGAATTCTTTCATGCCTTTGTGAACCACTCTGCCATCACCCTCCATATCAAGGTTTTATTTGGTAAGAACACCCATCATATCATTGAGGCAATATTCAAGAGCTTGGGCACAGCTTTGGATATGGCTACAGCGATCGACCCCAGGAGAATGGAGGAAGTACCCTCCACCAAGGGCCAACTCTAA
- the hisF gene encoding imidazole glycerol phosphate synthase subunit HisF: MLTKRIIPCLDVKEGRVVKGVKFVNLRDAGDPVELAAVYDREGADELVFLDITASYEKRGIMVDVARRTAEEVFIPYTVGGGIRTMEDIRNLLSAGADKVSLNTAAVKNPQIVREASKKFGSQCIVVAIDAKRVHGSLPTLKWEVYINGGRTPTGLDAVEWARKVESLGAGEILLTSMDRDGTKNGYDIALTRAVSSAINIPVIASGGAGKLEHFLEVIVEANADAVLAASLFHYGELIIKEVKEYLKEHGIPVRL; this comes from the coding sequence GTGCTGACTAAACGGATCATTCCTTGCCTGGATGTGAAAGAGGGCAGGGTGGTAAAGGGAGTAAAATTTGTGAACCTCAGAGATGCGGGGGATCCCGTAGAGTTAGCAGCGGTCTATGACAGGGAAGGTGCGGATGAACTGGTCTTTCTGGACATCACTGCCTCCTATGAGAAGCGAGGGATAATGGTGGATGTGGCTCGGCGCACCGCGGAGGAGGTTTTCATCCCATATACGGTGGGCGGGGGCATCAGAACCATGGAGGATATCAGAAATCTTCTTTCTGCTGGTGCCGACAAGGTCTCTTTAAATACCGCTGCGGTGAAGAATCCGCAGATTGTAAGGGAAGCTTCTAAGAAGTTTGGAAGCCAGTGCATCGTGGTTGCCATAGATGCGAAGAGAGTTCACGGTTCACTCCCGACTTTAAAGTGGGAAGTTTACATAAATGGGGGAAGAACACCCACCGGTTTGGATGCTGTGGAATGGGCAAGGAAGGTTGAGAGCCTTGGGGCGGGAGAAATCTTGCTTACCAGCATGGATAGGGATGGCACAAAGAATGGGTATGATATCGCGCTAACCCGAGCCGTCTCAAGCGCCATTAATATACCCGTCATCGCCTCGGGAGGTGCTGGAAAGTTGGAGCATTTCCTCGAAGTGATCGTTGAAGCGAATGCAGATGCCGTGCTCGCCGCCTCTCTTTTCCATTACGGAGAGTTAATAATCAAAGAAGTTAAAGAATATTTAAAAGAGCATGGAATTCCCGTAAGATTGTGA
- the hisA gene encoding 1-(5-phosphoribosyl)-5-[(5-phosphoribosylamino)methylideneamino]imidazole-4-carboxamide isomerase: MLIYPAVDILGGKCVRLFQGRFETVKVYSEDPAEMAKRWEDEGAQFLHVVDLNGAASGKSQNLPAIEKIIKSVGIPIQVGGGIRDIKTVEKILDLGVRRAVLGTAVINAPEFVAEACLKFGPKIVAAIDARSGKVAISGWRESTEYDAWEVARELKMLGISRLIYTDILSDGTQRGINFDAVRDMVQTIDISLIVSGGVSSLEDIINLKRLEPLGVEGVIVGTALYEGTFSLKEAMAAAGCATGR; the protein is encoded by the coding sequence ATGCTCATCTATCCCGCAGTTGATATCCTGGGCGGAAAATGTGTACGCCTTTTTCAGGGAAGATTTGAAACCGTGAAGGTTTATTCCGAAGATCCTGCGGAGATGGCGAAGAGGTGGGAGGATGAAGGCGCTCAATTCTTGCATGTCGTGGATCTTAACGGTGCTGCCTCTGGTAAATCTCAAAATTTACCGGCCATCGAAAAAATCATCAAATCTGTGGGTATTCCCATCCAAGTTGGTGGAGGAATAAGAGATATTAAAACTGTGGAAAAGATATTGGATTTGGGAGTTCGAAGAGCTGTCTTGGGAACCGCGGTTATAAATGCTCCAGAGTTTGTTGCCGAAGCATGCCTGAAATTTGGACCTAAAATCGTAGCCGCCATCGATGCCCGAAGTGGGAAGGTAGCCATAAGCGGCTGGAGAGAGAGTACGGAATATGATGCATGGGAGGTCGCTCGGGAGTTGAAGATGCTTGGCATTTCGCGTTTAATTTACACGGATATCCTCTCCGATGGAACACAGCGTGGGATCAATTTTGACGCTGTGCGAGACATGGTTCAAACGATTGACATCTCTCTGATCGTTTCCGGGGGAGTATCCAGTTTGGAAGATATCATAAATCTCAAAAGGTTGGAGCCTTTAGGAGTGGAGGGCGTCATCGTTGGTACAGCCCTATATGAGGGAACATTTTCTCTTAAAGAAGCGATGGCTGCAGCGGGTTGTGCTACCGGTAGGTGA
- the pabA gene encoding aminodeoxychorismate/anthranilate synthase component II: MILMIDNYDSFTYNLVQYLGELGADLRVFRNDKISVSEIEKLNPTHIVISPGPCTPNEAGISMNVVKYFAGKIPILGVCLGHQSIAQVFGGRIIRAPVPVHGKTSLIYHDGKTIYREIENPFVATRYHSLIVERVTLPDCFEISAETKDRIIMGIRHKKSPIEGVQFHPESILTAEGKKILKNFLDIG; this comes from the coding sequence ATGATACTAATGATAGATAACTATGACTCATTTACATATAATCTGGTTCAATACTTGGGGGAGCTTGGGGCGGACCTCCGTGTTTTCCGCAATGATAAAATCTCCGTCTCTGAGATTGAAAAATTAAACCCCACACACATCGTGATCTCCCCAGGTCCATGTACCCCAAATGAGGCAGGCATTTCCATGAATGTGGTGAAATATTTTGCTGGGAAAATTCCCATCTTGGGGGTTTGTTTGGGACATCAATCCATTGCTCAGGTATTTGGGGGAAGGATTATCCGCGCTCCAGTTCCAGTTCACGGGAAAACTTCCCTAATTTATCACGATGGAAAGACCATATACCGAGAAATCGAAAATCCCTTCGTTGCTACCAGATATCATTCCCTGATAGTGGAAAGAGTTACCCTCCCCGATTGTTTTGAGATATCTGCGGAGACGAAGGATCGGATCATCATGGGAATTAGACACAAGAAGTCTCCAATCGAGGGGGTACAGTTCCACCCAGAGTCCATTTTGACGGCGGAGGGTAAGAAAATTTTGAAGAATTTTTTGGACATTGGTTGA
- a CDS encoding methyltransferase domain-containing protein codes for MDFGCGGGIDVILSAHKIGSQGRVVGIDFARQMIERAKQAVIEAGLQDRNIELRVSAMENTQLPDRFADVVISNCVINLCPDKDAVYEEALRILRPGGRFAISDIVLTENINPELQERFRSTWAGCLGGAIIEEDYLQMVRQAGFAEIKIVARHTLTPEELGAMACCPGEEFTPAPAKEDLAVVQGKVTSIKFTAVKPSLRQETE; via the coding sequence GTGGATTTCGGCTGTGGAGGCGGAATCGACGTTATTCTGTCTGCTCACAAGATCGGCTCACAAGGTAGAGTGGTCGGAATAGATTTCGCGCGTCAAATGATCGAGCGGGCAAAGCAGGCTGTGATTGAGGCGGGCTTGCAAGACAGGAACATTGAACTCCGCGTCTCGGCTATGGAGAATACACAGCTTCCAGACAGGTTCGCGGATGTAGTGATCTCCAACTGCGTTATCAACCTGTGCCCCGACAAGGATGCTGTGTATGAGGAAGCCTTACGTATTCTGAGACCCGGTGGGCGGTTCGCCATCTCGGATATTGTTCTCACAGAGAACATCAATCCTGAGCTGCAAGAGCGCTTTCGGTCAACTTGGGCAGGATGTCTGGGAGGGGCTATTATAGAAGAGGACTACTTGCAGATGGTGAGGCAAGCGGGTTTTGCTGAGATTAAGATTGTAGCGCGTCATACCCTTACCCCTGAAGAACTGGGGGCAATGGCTTGTTGTCCGGGCGAGGAATTCACACCCGCCCCCGCGAAAGAGGATCTTGCTGTCGTGCAAGGGAAAGTGACGAGCATTAAGTTCACGGCAGTCAAGCCATCTCTCAGGCAGGAAACGGAATAG
- the trpE gene encoding anthranilate synthase component I, whose protein sequence is MYRPCRSEFKRLAREYNLIPVYREIVADTDTPVSAFKKLGESTNAFLLESVEGGERLGRYSFLGNNPYLIITCDDGNLQIMQGQKLTKISNIHDPLKIIEEIFSQYRPAQMEEPPPFYGGAVGYLGYDVIRYFEDIPRTTQDDLHLPEMIFVFTDTILIFDHLKHKIKVVANAHIDGEADEAYDQAICKVEDLIERLKQPVVHTPLREYSYLSAGIPHPHLGSNMSKEDFIEAVSEAKGYIRAGDILQVVLSQRFSTEIKADPFDIYRALRMINPSPYMYYLKFGDLKLIGSSPEPLVKVQGSYAITRPIAGTRPRGETDEEDRKLETELLSDEKERAEHIMLVDLGRNDLGRICKPGSVKVEELMFIERYSHVMHIVSTVGGTLRKDKNAFDVLRAAFPAGTVTGAPKIRAMEIIDELEPTLRGPYAGAVGYFSYSGNLDSCITIRTIIVVGNKAYVQAGAGIVYDSVPEREFQESVNKAQALLSAVHMAENSLGATNDTNDR, encoded by the coding sequence ATGTATCGTCCGTGTCGAAGTGAGTTTAAACGTTTGGCAAGGGAGTATAATTTGATACCGGTGTATCGGGAGATCGTCGCCGATACGGATACACCCGTTTCGGCTTTTAAGAAGCTGGGTGAGAGCACCAACGCTTTTCTTTTGGAGAGCGTTGAGGGCGGAGAAAGGCTTGGGCGTTATTCCTTTTTGGGTAATAATCCTTACCTCATTATCACCTGCGACGATGGTAACTTGCAGATCATGCAGGGACAAAAGTTGACAAAAATATCGAATATTCACGATCCCCTGAAGATCATTGAAGAGATATTCTCCCAATATCGCCCCGCCCAAATGGAGGAGCCCCCACCGTTTTATGGTGGAGCCGTGGGCTATCTGGGCTATGATGTCATCCGATACTTCGAAGATATTCCCAGGACCACTCAGGATGATTTACACCTCCCCGAAATGATCTTTGTCTTCACGGATACCATTCTCATCTTTGATCATCTAAAGCACAAAATTAAGGTGGTAGCCAACGCCCATATCGATGGCGAAGCCGATGAGGCTTACGATCAAGCCATTTGTAAAGTCGAAGATCTAATCGAAAGGCTAAAACAACCCGTTGTTCATACTCCCCTTCGGGAATACTCCTATCTCTCAGCAGGTATCCCCCATCCTCACCTGGGATCTAACATGTCAAAGGAGGATTTCATCGAAGCCGTGAGTGAGGCAAAGGGATATATTAGAGCTGGAGATATTCTTCAAGTCGTATTATCGCAGAGATTCTCCACCGAGATTAAGGCTGATCCCTTTGATATTTATCGGGCGTTAAGGATGATAAATCCATCACCCTACATGTATTACTTGAAATTTGGAGATTTAAAGCTCATTGGCTCATCCCCTGAGCCCTTGGTGAAGGTCCAAGGCTCCTATGCAATTACCCGTCCCATCGCGGGCACTCGCCCCCGTGGGGAAACGGATGAGGAGGATAGAAAACTCGAGACCGAACTGTTGAGCGACGAAAAGGAACGGGCTGAACACATCATGCTCGTGGATCTGGGTCGGAATGATTTGGGCAGGATATGCAAGCCGGGCAGTGTGAAGGTGGAAGAACTGATGTTCATCGAAAGATATTCCCATGTAATGCACATCGTCTCCACCGTCGGTGGAACTTTGAGGAAAGATAAAAATGCCTTCGACGTTTTAAGAGCGGCTTTCCCCGCGGGAACCGTCACGGGTGCTCCCAAAATAAGGGCTATGGAAATCATCGATGAGCTTGAACCGACTTTGAGGGGTCCGTATGCGGGAGCTGTAGGATACTTCAGTTATTCTGGAAATTTGGATTCGTGCATAACTATAAGGACGATCATTGTTGTGGGAAATAAAGCATATGTACAAGCTGGAGCGGGGATCGTTTACGATTCTGTCCCCGAGAGGGAATTTCAGGAATCCGTGAATAAAGCTCAGGCACTCCTTTCAGCGGTTCATATGGCGGAGAATAGTTTGGGAGCTACAAATGATACTAATGATAGATAA
- the hisD gene encoding histidinol dehydrogenase, protein MMPIIKIEKFDETKVEEFLARPVLEDEAALKAVRQILEDVRREGDRALLKYTKEFDGADLTEMGLAVRKEEIHEAYSSVGEEFVAAIRFAKERILGFHEKQKTSSWFTTEKEGIWLGQLIRPITRVGIYIPGGLASYPSTVLMNAIPASVAGVKEIAMCVPPRSDGKMNPFTLVAAEETGVDEIYKLGGAQAIAALAYGTETVKKVDKITGPGNIYVNLAKKLVVGHVGIDMLAGPSEVLILADEKADPRFIAADMLGQAEHAPDATALLITTSLKLAERVNSAVHEQLSGLKRREVAEESIKNRGRVFVVSDIEMGIKLANAIAPEHLELMVEEPLKFLNDIENAGAIFLGPYSTEALGDYMAGPNHVLPTGGSARFSSPLGVDDFAKKSSVLIFTKSGLEKLAKAVTVLAQAEGLEGHAKSVKIRVEGSE, encoded by the coding sequence ATGATGCCAATCATTAAAATCGAGAAATTCGATGAGACCAAGGTCGAGGAATTTCTGGCACGCCCTGTATTGGAAGACGAGGCTGCTCTAAAGGCGGTGCGGCAAATACTTGAGGATGTACGAAGAGAAGGGGATCGAGCTCTACTCAAATATACGAAGGAGTTTGATGGAGCCGATTTGACAGAAATGGGATTGGCGGTAAGAAAAGAAGAGATTCATGAGGCTTACTCGAGCGTGGGTGAGGAGTTTGTCGCTGCGATTAGGTTTGCCAAAGAGCGCATTCTCGGTTTCCATGAGAAACAGAAGACGAGTTCGTGGTTTACAACTGAGAAAGAGGGCATCTGGCTTGGGCAGTTGATTCGTCCAATTACCAGAGTTGGAATTTACATTCCCGGCGGTTTAGCTTCCTATCCCTCCACGGTGCTCATGAATGCCATTCCCGCCAGCGTGGCTGGGGTGAAGGAAATTGCCATGTGCGTTCCACCGAGATCCGATGGCAAGATGAACCCTTTCACCCTAGTAGCAGCGGAGGAAACGGGCGTAGATGAAATTTACAAACTGGGAGGAGCTCAAGCTATAGCAGCTTTAGCTTATGGAACGGAAACTGTAAAGAAGGTGGATAAGATCACAGGTCCGGGAAACATCTATGTGAACCTGGCTAAAAAACTCGTTGTGGGTCATGTTGGCATCGATATGTTGGCGGGTCCAAGCGAGGTGTTAATTCTCGCCGATGAAAAGGCTGATCCGAGGTTTATAGCCGCTGATATGCTTGGTCAGGCAGAGCACGCACCGGATGCCACCGCTTTACTCATCACCACCTCCCTTAAGCTTGCTGAGAGGGTTAATTCGGCTGTTCATGAACAACTTTCTGGCTTGAAGCGGCGGGAGGTTGCCGAGGAATCCATAAAGAATCGAGGGAGAGTGTTTGTCGTCTCGGATATAGAGATGGGAATAAAATTGGCCAACGCCATTGCCCCCGAACACCTGGAGTTAATGGTTGAAGAGCCCTTAAAATTTTTAAATGATATCGAGAACGCCGGAGCCATTTTTCTCGGTCCCTATTCCACCGAGGCGCTGGGTGATTATATGGCTGGGCCGAACCATGTCCTTCCCACTGGAGGAAGTGCCCGGTTTTCCTCGCCCTTGGGCGTGGATGACTTCGCCAAGAAATCGAGCGTGCTCATCTTCACAAAGAGTGGGTTGGAAAAGCTCGCGAAGGCCGTCACCGTTCTAGCTCAGGCCGAGGGACTGGAAGGCCATGCAAAGTCCGTGAAGATAAGAGTCGAGGGCAGCGAATAG